In the Leptospira bourretii genome, one interval contains:
- a CDS encoding SDR family NAD(P)-dependent oxidoreductase, translating into MSEFYRDEWVWITGASSGIGKELVSQAYQQKAKVLLASRKTKDLEALAKELHLEKGRYAVEKLDLEDYKSTAGFAKRCLQKYGIPKVVIHNGGISQRSLTKETNLITLEKIMKTNFYGAAEMTRAMIPEILGKKDVHFAVISSVAGKIGSPLRSAYSASKFALVGFFHSLRSEEEKSGIFVTMVYPGFIQTNISKNALKGDGSSTGTMDSVIAAGLPVQLCAHRILHAVANKQREVVIAGIKEKFGLFLQTVYPSLFFKMIQNAKVR; encoded by the coding sequence ATGAGCGAATTTTACCGAGATGAATGGGTTTGGATTACGGGAGCTTCTTCTGGAATTGGAAAAGAATTAGTTTCCCAAGCCTACCAACAGAAAGCAAAGGTCCTCCTTGCTTCTCGTAAAACGAAGGACCTAGAAGCTTTGGCAAAAGAACTTCATTTAGAAAAAGGTCGTTATGCTGTGGAAAAATTAGATTTAGAAGATTATAAATCTACCGCAGGTTTTGCCAAACGTTGTTTGCAAAAGTACGGGATACCAAAAGTAGTCATTCATAATGGTGGGATCAGTCAAAGGTCTTTAACGAAAGAAACAAATTTAATTACTTTAGAAAAGATTATGAAGACCAATTTTTATGGGGCCGCGGAAATGACTCGCGCAATGATCCCGGAAATATTGGGGAAAAAAGATGTTCATTTTGCCGTGATTTCAAGTGTTGCTGGGAAAATTGGTAGTCCACTTCGATCTGCTTATTCTGCCTCCAAATTCGCATTAGTTGGTTTTTTCCATTCTTTACGATCGGAGGAAGAGAAGTCGGGAATTTTTGTGACTATGGTATACCCTGGTTTTATCCAAACCAATATTTCAAAGAATGCACTCAAAGGTGACGGATCTTCGACAGGCACAATGGACTCAGTGATTGCAGCTGGTTTACCTGTTCAGTTATGTGCACATAGGATTTTACATGCAGTTGCAAATAAACAGCGTGAAGTTGTGATTGCAGGCATTAAGGAAAAATTTGGACTGTTTTTACAAACAGTATATCCGTCATTATTTTTTAAAATGATTCAAAATGCAAAAGTAAGGTAA
- a CDS encoding beta-propeller fold lactonase family protein — translation MTVRSQFISRFFFITVLSAFAFQCKMADLNNPGDPLSEEFAKRSVFAEFVRYFLLEKALPDGLVLLLTKNVVPYEAGFRIYRVDPELGLTNEYDSDIRAANTAAFPGCDPVRIAVPPSSRDIVTFTGTSSNHLVVHRYGTDRSLSLLQDQTGLGSPNMITFDSTGTTMYHINAGVDPNTVNRSYRDNITGSISMNNAGSYPFGVGCSPVSIRTSDTDGIIFIATTVGAQLGINVHKKTGTDTTFHVGGAPFDPADNPTQNNNICLVEPSRFLYMTSVNPTFPIYGFRYDSGGNMQVLPSSPFSPDSSYSAAASVDNFSTSLTLDPNGKFAAVLYGAGGTNYLRILAVDGYTGNLTPTEQKLSVGNAPKHIVWDKSGKFIYLVSDTGGTTNKFQLEYFKFSQDGTLTKGVNSPITFSNMSGDFTPRDLKSIQRYYH, via the coding sequence ATGACAGTTCGTTCTCAGTTCATTTCACGTTTCTTTTTCATCACGGTTTTATCTGCATTTGCCTTCCAATGTAAGATGGCTGATTTAAATAATCCGGGGGATCCGCTTTCTGAAGAGTTTGCGAAACGTTCAGTTTTTGCTGAGTTTGTTAGGTATTTTTTATTAGAAAAAGCACTACCTGATGGCCTCGTACTTTTACTAACGAAGAACGTTGTACCATATGAAGCAGGTTTTAGAATCTATCGAGTCGATCCCGAGCTTGGATTAACAAATGAGTATGACAGTGATATCAGGGCAGCCAATACGGCAGCCTTTCCTGGTTGCGACCCAGTAAGGATTGCGGTACCTCCAAGTTCAAGAGATATAGTCACCTTTACGGGAACCTCAAGCAACCATCTTGTCGTACATAGATATGGCACGGATCGTTCTCTTTCTCTTCTTCAAGACCAAACAGGTTTGGGTAGTCCCAACATGATAACATTTGATTCCACCGGAACAACGATGTATCATATCAATGCAGGGGTGGACCCAAACACGGTCAATCGTTCCTACAGAGACAATATTACAGGTTCAATAAGTATGAATAATGCAGGCAGTTATCCATTCGGAGTTGGGTGTTCGCCAGTCTCAATAAGAACAAGTGATACGGACGGAATTATTTTTATTGCGACCACGGTCGGTGCCCAACTCGGAATCAACGTCCACAAGAAGACTGGTACTGATACTACTTTCCATGTAGGAGGAGCACCTTTTGATCCGGCAGACAATCCTACACAAAACAATAACATATGTTTGGTCGAGCCATCTAGATTTTTATACATGACTTCAGTGAACCCCACTTTTCCCATTTATGGATTCCGGTATGATAGTGGCGGGAATATGCAAGTATTGCCAAGCTCGCCATTTTCGCCAGATTCTTCCTATTCAGCTGCTGCATCAGTTGATAATTTTTCAACAAGTCTAACTCTTGATCCAAATGGAAAATTTGCAGCCGTGCTTTATGGTGCCGGAGGAACAAATTATCTGCGTATCCTAGCTGTTGACGGATATACAGGAAATCTTACTCCAACTGAACAAAAGCTAAGTGTAGGAAACGCTCCCAAACATATAGTATGGGATAAAAGTGGGAAATTTATTTATTTAGTTTCTGATACTGGTGGAACCACAAATAAATTCCAGTTGGAATACTTCAAATTCTCACAAGATGGAACCCTGACGAAAGGAGTTAATTCTCCAATTACGTTCAGCAATATGTCAGGGGACTTTACACCGAGAGATCTTAAGTCTATTCAAAGATACTATCACTAA